The nucleotide sequence CTCCAGAACCGTACTGAACTCTACCAGGCTCCCAGCGCTTAGGTGCAGCAACATGGGGCCAAACTCATTACTGGCCCTCAGGACAATGTCCTTGGTGGCGTCTTCGTCCTCTATAATGGTCCCGTTCTTACTCTTCCTCTCCAGGGGCATGCCCAAGGTCACCTCGAACTTGTAGCGGTCGAAGCGCTTCACGTGGCACTCGTGCTTCGCCAGCTTTTTCAGTTTGCATAAGGGGTCTTCTGGAGGGGGCTGGGGTGCAGGTAGGGGCTGGGGAGGGGCAGTGGGAGTGGAGGGGTCGGTGGTGTTGTCACAGAGTGGATAGGCCTCACCGTACAGACATCTCATCCAGTCCCCTACAAACACAGGGAGTAGGCCAATGACGGACTGGACTCCGTTCTCGATGTTGGTGACGCGAACATATTTGAAGCGTCCTGTCCAGGTGACCCGGTGGCCCTCCAGGTGAGAACACAGGATCTGGGTTTGGGCCATATTGTATTCCTTCCAGGCTTTCGGCCCACACAGGTTACTGTACTCCGGCCACGTGAGGGTGGAGTTATACACCTGTTCAAGACACTTGGTTAAACTTAAATTTGGATGTTTATTATACAGTTCATGTATTGAACACTTATCATACATTTAGGGAATCCCTTATTTAGTTACGTTTGAATACTGTAAATAGTACTCTGCTGACTGCAATTTGAGCTTGTTCTGTCATTCGGTTATTTTCTATTAGGTTCCTACCTGTATTTTGTTTTAATTAGCGCTTTTGACATAATGTAGCATAACTAGTTATTGTGATTACCTTCATGCCCTCAGAGCGGTAGACATACATCCAGCAGAACAGCACCACAGCACTCAACCACACCAGGATGAGCTTGACTATGCTGCTCCGCGACAGAGACCTCGCCACCACCAGCGGGTTCAGGCTGAACCGTGTCCACAACCGCAACACCACCGGGACCGCGCACACGGTCAGAGTCACCAGCATCTTGGTGATCTCCAGAGCCATGAACCACTGGAGGACCTGGAAGAGCAACATGGCCGCCAAGCCCAAGGTGAGAACAGGCAGGGCaaacaggaagaggaggtagCCCACACAGGTCCGAATCAGACcgatggtggaggaggagtggagcagggccAGGCACAACTCACACCAGACGAAGCAGACCATGTAGGGTACGAGGCAGAGGTAGGTGCCCCTGAAGCCCCTCAGCTGGGCCATGCGGAACAGCAGGTAGAACAGGTGCCCGTAGAGAAGACAGGGCACGCCCACATTCAGCGCCACCATCTCCCCTAGCGGCACCGTCACAAATGTTGTGCCTAACACCCGCAGGAACCAGGCGCTCTCCGGTAACAGTTGTGTCAGGGCACAGACCCCCGATAACACCTCTGTGAGCAGGGCGCGGCGGGCGAAGAGCTCAGCAGAGGCATGGAGGCTGAGGAAGGAGGTGACGGTGAAGAACAGAGCCACGGTGGCCAGCTCGGAGCAGGGGATCCAGGCCTTGTCAGCCACGGGGAAGGAGAAGACCACAAAGACCACCGACAGCAGGAAGTAGAGGTAGGGCTCCAGGTGGGTCCAGACAAAGTTAGTCTCAGCTTGCTCCAGGTCCAGGCCCGGCTCAAAGCGAGACAGCAGGTCTGTCAGTGCCTGGAAGTTCTCCCACGCCTTGGAGTTCTGGAAGAACACCAACAGCTCACATACTGAACAGACATTATTCTATAGCTAACTGTCATGGAATAACTTTAACATAGTAACTTTAGTTACATAGTACTAACCATTTCCATTCGGTTTTCCAACAAAATACCAAATGTTAGGTGGTAAGCACTCCCTAAATGAGTGTTCTTGTTAGTATATTACAGGATAATGTAATTACATAGGTTATCCTCTTTCAGTTCCTCTGTGAAGTGTGTGAAGTGAATCCTACCTGGAAGACGCGCAGTGTGCAGATGACCATGGAGAAGAAGGAAAGGTAGAAGACAaggagggggatgaggaagatGAAGAAGTCGATGGTGAGGTTGCtgatgatgaagaagaagatGAGGGCATTGACGTGGTGAGTGGGGATGAGGGCGCTGAGCCACTGCATGCCCGCCCGGGATGCCCAGTCTATCAAGTGCTCCTTGATCTCCAACAGGGCGTGTAAGGGAAACTTCAACAcctagggaaggagagggggagcgaAAGGTTGCGAGAGAGATTATTCCAATGTACACTcagtggacagtttattaggtacaccacccggTTCGCTCCTACAGATAGTGAGTCACATGGCCGTGGCTTTCTATATAAAGGCAGACATTGAGGAActcagttactgtttgattgaacgttagaatgggcaaaacaactAACCAACTAAGTGACTGAGCGCGGTATGAGCATCGGTGCCAGGCGTGccagttccagtatctcagaaacggccggCCTCTTGGGCTTTTCACTCACAACCGTGTCTAAGGTTTACAAAGAatggtgcaacaaacaaaaaacatccagtcagcggggaaaacagctcgttgatgagaatggcaagaatcgcgCAAGCTAACAGGCGGTCCACAAACAGGCAGATAACGTGATCCTTATCACAGATGGGCTATTGCAACAGACGACCACATTGGGCTCCACTCcaatcagctaaaaacaagaacaATCGGCTCAAGTGGgcacgcgatcaccaacactggagtGGAGAAACATTGCGTGGTCCAATGAATCCTGATTCCTGTTGCGTCAttctgatggcagagtcaggatttggcgtaagcagcgtgagtccatggccccatcctgcctggtgtcaacggtacaggctgttggcggtggtgtaatggtgtggggaatgttttcctggcacacgttacgTCCCTTGATACCGACACCTTGTATAATCCATGccctgaagaattcaggctgttctggaggcaaaggggggtgcgaaccggtactagatgggtgtacctaataaactggccattgtatatgtgtgtatgactAAATGCAGTTGTAACATTGATGGTTTGCAAATATTTACTCAATGtttgtcatgccaataaagcaatttgaatttgagagagcgagagaaaatcCATGAGCAAGATAACAAATATAAAATTGTGAATTATGTGTGAAGATGTCATGAACACACGCAttcccagagagagaaaaaaaagttgaGACCTTCTGATGAAGGGGCAAGTCATCTGGGTTCTTCACAACTTCGTCATCATCGTCATCGTCACCTCCGGCCCCAGCCATAGTGGGACTAGGTGGGATGCCCTGAGCGTACTTCTTAGTGATATCTACAAAGTCATCCAGACCCACGTCGTAGCAACTGactgcagagacacagagaaagagggaggtagtCTTAACTCACCGTTACAATGCCTTTTCTATTTGATTCTATTTAACATAAACTGACCTTTGCTGGTGACGAGACTCTCCAGAACTCTCCTCTGTTTCTGCGTGGAGCTGGATATGGGGCTCTGGGAGGCAGCGTCACCTTGGGGTGGAGGAATTACAGAGGAACAAACAGTTTAGAAACTAGCTAAATAACAACTAGTCCTCTCAGGTCTCGGTGTTCACGAACACATAATACTACATTATTGTGTGACTGTTGTGTGGCCATATATGTAATgcatgagagagagtgtgtgtgcgtacctgGTTCTGTGTTGACATGTTCCACGTTCTCCAGCAGCTCAGACACCGccacccttctcttcttctctgggTTGAGCTTCCAATACATGACCAGGGCagccctcctcactcctctttcaAACCTCGTCTCCGTACACAGCTTCTTCACCTCCTCAAAGTTCTCCGACGTGATGCCTGATGACAAACCACAACCTTGACGCATCATACTGAACACCATGCACTGAGACAGCCAATCCGTTCAACTGGTTCCACAATCCCAACGACAGTTGACTCCTGATAAGTGCATATCATTTAACGCCATACTCCATTTAACTGCACGCTGTACTTTTTCAGTCCCAATTCAAAGAAGATTCTATTGAATTGCTCTGGATCTCTccatatatacatacagttgaagtcagatgtttacatacaccttagcaagatacatttaaactcagtttttcacaattcctgacatttaatcccagtaaaaactccgttttaggtcagttaggatcaccactttattttaagaatgtgaaatgtcagagaaTGATAtatcagcttgtatttctttcatcacattcccagtgggtcagaagtttacatgcactcaattagtatttgctagcattgcctttaaaattgttcaacttgggtcaaacgtttatggtagccttccacaagcttcccacaataagttgggtgaattttggcccattcctcctgacagagctggtgtaactgagtcagttttgtaggcctccttgctcgtacacactttttcagttctgcccacaaattgtctatgggattgaggtcagagctttgtaaTGGCAAATCCAATACTTTGaatttgttgtcctgaagccatttcccacaactttggaagtatgcttggggtcattgtccatttggaatacccatttgcaaccaagctttaacttcctgactgtcgtgagatgttgcttcaatatatccacatcattttcctcctcatgatgccatcttttttgtgaagtgcaccagtcactcctgcagcaaagcacccccacaacatgacgctgccacccccgtgcttcacagttgggatggtgctcttcggcttgcaagcctccccctttttcctccaaacataacgatggtcattatggccaaacagttctatttttgtttcatcagatcagaggacatttctccaaaaagcacgatctttgtccccatgtgcagttgcaaaccagtcttgacttttttatggtggttttggagcagtggcttcttccttgctgagtggcctttcaggttatgtcgatataggactcgttttactgttttttccaaactgtttaaagtcacagtcaacttagtgtatgtaaaattctgacccactggaattgtgaaacagtgaattataaatgaaataatctgtctgtaaaaagtttttggaaaaatgacttgtgtcatgcacaaagtagacgtcctaaatgacttgccaaaacgatagtttgttaacaagaaatgtgtggagtggttgaaaaactagttttaatgaccccaacctaagtgcatgtaaacttccgacttcaactgtatatacttcCTGTTTAGTGGATAAGGCCATGCCCCCGCACCTTTCCTGGTTGATAGGCAGTGCTGTAGCATCTTGACGGCGTCCTTACGACCCTGTTTGGTGGCCTCTACCAGCCAGCTCACCGCTGTACAGTTGTTCagctcctcatctctctcctcggCCAGGGCCAAGTAGTAACGGCCCACCTACACACAGATACAGCATATCATGTCAAATATGTGCTCATTCTTGTCAGACGCATGAAGACCCATTGTAGCTCATTTATAGGACTCAGAGATCTTATTCAATTCTGAGTTCTAATATTTGATTCTATGGTAGGACTTTAAATTTTGCTATAGTGGTCAAACCAGGGTGGACCATGGAAGATGGCTAAGAGGGGTTAGTACTCACCCTAGACTGGGCTTTGGCGTCTCCAGACTTGGCgctctcctccagctcctccacaCTCAGCTCCTCCTCTGGCTCCTCTACGTAGAGACAACAGTCATCTGATTGATGTATTCATTTCTTAGGAAGGTTACTGCCAAAGGGGATATTACATGGTGACTGGCAGCATTGATACACACAGAAAAATGTGCCGCATAGCATTTGGTAACAAGCATACACCTAATGAACTGTAGTGTTATTCATTATGAACAGGATGTTCCATCCTGTAGACAGGTGGTAACCTCTCACAACAACTGTCCAtgttcaccccccccctcccccaaaaagaGGGACCACTTCAGCACACAGACCAACAGTCATTCTGTCTGACCCCCACCCACCGGTCCCTCTACCCATGAGGACCACTATCTGTAAATAAAGCTATAAGTGGTATACTGTATCTGAACATCTGTAATACCTATGTAATAACCCTCTCTCATTTGTAATTGGTCGAGCCCTTAGTATTACTGCGTAAGTGAGGTAGTGCGCTTCATGTCGTGGCTGGCAGAGGTGGTAAATCTGTGTCACTAAAGGAGCAGAGGGAACCGTCCGTATGTGCTATGCTGATGCTTTACGTATCCCATTTCTTTCCTCGCATGCCAGTGATTCCTGCCAGCATGGTGGACATAGCCCAGTACTGTGCCTCAGTCCTAAAAAAACAACAGTTTATTTAGCTCAGTCAACAGCGACTCCTTACCCCCATGAATCTACACACTCACGCTCCAACAAACACattgcatgcacacacatttatactgaatCTACATACAATATTAATTTATGCTGTTGCTattctgtttatcatatatcttgatgcctagtcaccttatcCCTGTACATATcttcctctatcactccagtatccctgcacattgtaaatacggtatacctaactgaggaactcaaattaaccttgtgcaataccctagatgcagtcgcacccctaaaaacaaaaaaacatttgtccctctagtggtgtgggggctgtgctttggcaaagtaggcagggttatatcctgcccattgggccctgtccgggggtatcgtcggacagggccaTAGTGTCTCCCGACCTCTcccttctcagcctccagtatttatgctgcagtagtttatatgtcgggggttagggtaagactgttatatctggagtatttctcctgtcttatccggtgtcctgcgTGAATATGTCCTGCGTAAGAATGTtctctccaattctctctctctcgggaagaggacctgagccctaggaccatgtcttaggactacctggcctgatgactccttgctttccgtagtccacctggccgtgctgctactccagtttcaactgttctgcctgcggctatggaaccctgacctgttcatcgGACGTGCTACCTTTCCCAGACCCGCGGTTTTCAACCTTCTacagacagcaggagcggtagagatactctgaatgatcggctatgaaaagcctactgacatttactcctgaggtgctgacctgttgcaccctcaacaaccactgtgattattattatttgaccctgctggtcatctatgaacatttgaacatcttggccatgttctgttataatctccacctggcacttccagaagaggactggccactcctcatagcctggttcctctctaggttttttcctaggttctggcctttctagggattctttcttagccaccgtgcttctacacctgcattgcttgctgtttggagattcatgctgggtttctgtacagcactttgtgacatcagctgatataagaagggctttataaatacatctgATTATTGGAACGGACCCTGTAAATCGCTTCTTACTTTCTCGTATTCTTCTTACCTtttatttcttgtgtgtttttgttctacctcaTGTTACTTGTAATGTTACATTGATATTGGTAACTGCACTGTTGGGTTTAGCGCTTGCAAGAAAGTAATTTCACTGTACTTATGTCATCTGCGCGTGACATAAAAATGTGAAACGTGGTCTACTCTGCTTGGTAAATTCTGTACCTTATGTGTTGTATCAGAGATACAGTACACCTGAATCAGCCATACCAAGCATTGAGAAAGGAATTAGCTTTCCATTCAGGCTTTTCCCAATAGTACTAGAATAGCTTGGAGAGAAGTAGATGGATAGGAGGATAGGGGTAGGAGAGATGTTTTTCTGCCTTACACAGCAATCCCGGACTGACTACTTTACATGATCTGGTCAACGTCTGCTATTGTCATGGAGATTGTGGCACGTTCCACAGAGGGAGAGGCTCTGATTGGTGGGTAAGGGTGgggcggagaggagaggatgaggcagGAAGTGAAATACAGAGTCACCATTAGAGCCGTGTGCCCTACCCCAAAAGACCTTAACATAATAGGCAAACAGACAAATCAAAGGGGTTAGATTAGGGATGTGGTATGTTTTTTTAATTGTTGTGTGAACTTTTGTGCGCGAAGGGGGATGTCCTTGATTTCACTTAGTATTAGGGTTGGAGTGATTGTGTTGGGTTGTGTTACAAAGCCCTTAGCAGGGGTCCAGAGCTCTGtggtcaacgtgtgtgtgtgtctttgactGTACTCACCTGGCTCAGCTATTGAAGCCTGTCGTACAGGGGTAGTAGGGTGCATGCTGGGGGTAACTCCAGCAGCACCagcccccctcctctcatccGGAGCCCTGCTGGCTGCATTGAGCTGGGATCGTCCCGCCTGGGAGACAGGTCTGACTGGCTGCCGCAGGGGGGAggcaggagggatggagagggaggatgcagggggagagagaggggggccagGACAAAAAGGTCTGGAAGGTGAGACTGGAGAGGTCAGGGGCGATTTAGGCAGGGGCACAGTGGGTCTAGTGCCCGGGGTAGATTTAGGGgtaggtggggaaagagaggagggtagCGGGGaggaaggggcaggtttcggggtggttggggtgttggcGGGTGATGGTTCCATTGCCTGAAAAACAGAGGAAGATAAAACAATTTGCCGCTGTCTGGCTAAATTAGTTTTAACCTTTATAGACAGAGCTTTTCAgaatcataaaaaaaaaaatcatgccAGGACTCAATCATGGAAGCAATAGCCCGTGCATGAGGGTCGCACCCGCTGCGTGGAAGCACTTGTCTGTTCACACAGCTACAGCAGAGTACGGCCAGGggtcagagagagtgaggaggacgCAACAGCTGCATGGCACAATCCTCTTCTGCTCCGATCACTCAACTGTCACTGCCAAAGGGAGCCCATAGCTTCCCCTCTGGACAGTGTTAAAAAGTGTCTCTCGACCAAACAACATGCCGCCGCTGTGTCACTTTCAGTGCTTttcttgaccccccccccccaaaaaaaaaaaatatggtcCAAGTTCTTTTATCCCGAACTAACAAATGAAGAGCCTAAACCAATTCGACTTTTGGCACGAAAATAAGAAGCTACTACCACTAATATGAACAGGGTGACAGGTTGGCATGCAAGAGATGGAGGCACCATCACGTGTTCTGCTGCAATGCAGGGGATTTCCCCAAGCCAATGACTTTGATTTGACCGGTGGAAAGTATAATAAGCAAATGGACTCAGTCAGGTGACTCATTGTTTTAGACTacatttaaaatttaaaaaaagttggTGACCAGTTTAAAATATAATACGAAACACGCGCCTGTCGCTTTAAAAATGACTAGCTATTCTTTAATCAATGCTAAATTGTGATATGACAGTCAACTGGCAGTTCTTCCTACGGACAATACAGCATGTCCAAAA is from Oncorhynchus masou masou isolate Uvic2021 chromosome 32, UVic_Omas_1.1, whole genome shotgun sequence and encodes:
- the LOC135526253 gene encoding wolframin-like encodes the protein MEPSPANTPTTPKPAPSSPLPSSLSPPTPKSTPGTRPTVPLPKSPLTSPVSPSRPFCPGPPLSPPASSLSIPPASPLRQPVRPVSQAGRSQLNAASRAPDERRGAGAAGVTPSMHPTTPVRQASIAEPEEPEEELSVEELEESAKSGDAKAQSRVGRYYLALAEERDEELNNCTAVSWLVEATKQGRKDAVKMLQHCLSTRKGITSENFEEVKKLCTETRFERGVRRAALVMYWKLNPEKKRRVAVSELLENVEHVNTEPGDAASQSPISSSTQKQRRVLESLVTSKVSCYDVGLDDFVDITKKYAQGIPPSPTMAGAGGDDDDDDEVVKNPDDLPLHQKVLKFPLHALLEIKEHLIDWASRAGMQWLSALIPTHHVNALIFFFIISNLTIDFFIFLIPLLVFYLSFFSMVICTLRVFQNSKAWENFQALTDLLSRFEPGLDLEQAETNFVWTHLEPYLYFLLSVVFVVFSFPVADKAWIPCSELATVALFFTVTSFLSLHASAELFARRALLTEVLSGVCALTQLLPESAWFLRVLGTTFVTVPLGEMVALNVGVPCLLYGHLFYLLFRMAQLRGFRGTYLCLVPYMVCFVWCELCLALLHSSSTIGLIRTCVGYLLFLFALPVLTLGLAAMLLFQVLQWFMALEITKMLVTLTVCAVPVVLRLWTRFSLNPLVVARSLSRSSIVKLILVWLSAVVLFCWMYVYRSEGMKVYNSTLTWPEYSNLCGPKAWKEYNMAQTQILCSHLEGHRVTWTGRFKYVRVTNIENGVQSVIGLLPVFVGDWMRCLYGEAYPLCDNTTDPSTPTAPPQPLPAPQPPPEDPLCKLKKLAKHECHVKRFDRYKFEVTLGMPLERKSKNGTIIEDEDATKDIVLRASNEFGPMLLHLSAGSLVEFSTVLEGRLGSKWPVFELKAIHCLTCADARVPSGRQYKIEHDWRRSAQGALQFGFDFFFNPFLTAQLEQDAETLGFGPVLIPQFQSAGL